The Cellulomonas sp. S1-8 genome has a window encoding:
- a CDS encoding YceI family protein gives MTALPTGLTTGTWTIDPSHTEASFTVRHAGISKVRGTVAVTSGALTIGEDLETSSVTVTLDPSTVTTGDAGRDGHLQSGEFFDVEQFGQWTFVSTGVRESGSAHVVHGDLTIHGVTRPVELETEFNGTAVDPFGNTRAGFEATVTISRKDFGLTWNAALEAGGVLVADKVRIDLDVSAIRA, from the coding sequence ATGACCGCGCTTCCCACCGGCCTCACCACCGGCACCTGGACCATCGACCCGTCCCACACCGAGGCGTCGTTCACCGTCCGGCACGCCGGCATCTCCAAGGTCCGCGGCACCGTCGCGGTGACCTCCGGCGCCCTGACGATCGGCGAGGACCTCGAGACGTCGTCCGTCACCGTCACGCTGGACCCCTCCACCGTCACGACCGGTGACGCCGGCCGCGACGGCCACCTCCAGAGCGGCGAGTTCTTCGACGTCGAGCAGTTCGGCCAGTGGACCTTCGTCTCCACCGGCGTCCGGGAGTCCGGCTCCGCCCACGTCGTCCACGGCGACCTGACGATCCACGGCGTGACCCGCCCCGTCGAGCTCGAGACCGAGTTCAACGGCACCGCGGTCGACCCGTTCGGCAACACCCGCGCCGGCTTCGAGGCGACCGTCACCATCTCGCGCAAGGACTTCGGCCTGACGTGGAACGCCGCGCTCGAGGCCGGCGGCGTGCTCGTCGCCGACAAGGTGCGCATCGACCTCGACGTCTCGGCCATCAGGGCCTGA
- a CDS encoding LacI family DNA-binding transcriptional regulator codes for MPTTMADVARVAGVSVKTVSNVINDYPYVRAETRARVVAAIDQLGYEVNLAARNLRLGRTGMIGLAVPELRQAYFGELADEVLRIGRERGVTVIIEPTGGTREQELQVLNGPGRKLTDGLLFIPVAVDVADVAAVAPHVPLVLLGEQVAGAAAGVDHVSMRDSEAVEAATRLLVERGRRRVAVVGMQREHPFATARLRYAGYLAALEACGIAFDPRLVGWAPPTWRRADGAAGMAAVLDSGAEPDGVVALNDSLAIGVLSELRARGLSVPDDVAVIGFDDTDEARFTDPPLTTVDPGRGEIARVAFDLLWDRLQRSGAPHEPVTHLASMRIVERGTTPPH; via the coding sequence ATGCCGACGACGATGGCCGACGTGGCGCGGGTCGCGGGTGTCTCGGTGAAGACGGTCTCCAACGTCATCAACGACTACCCGTACGTGCGCGCCGAGACGCGCGCGCGGGTGGTCGCCGCCATCGACCAGCTCGGGTACGAGGTGAACCTCGCGGCCCGCAACCTGCGCCTGGGGCGCACGGGCATGATCGGGCTCGCGGTCCCGGAGCTGCGCCAGGCGTACTTCGGTGAGCTTGCGGACGAGGTCCTGCGCATCGGCCGCGAGCGGGGGGTCACCGTCATCATCGAGCCGACGGGCGGCACGCGGGAGCAGGAGCTGCAGGTGCTCAACGGCCCGGGACGCAAGCTCACCGACGGCCTGCTGTTCATCCCGGTCGCGGTCGACGTCGCCGACGTCGCGGCGGTGGCACCGCACGTCCCCCTCGTGCTGCTCGGCGAGCAGGTCGCCGGCGCCGCGGCCGGGGTGGACCACGTGTCGATGCGCGACAGCGAGGCGGTCGAGGCGGCGACGCGGCTGCTCGTCGAGCGCGGCCGTCGGCGCGTCGCCGTCGTCGGGATGCAGCGCGAGCACCCCTTCGCCACAGCCCGCCTGCGGTACGCGGGCTACCTCGCCGCGCTGGAGGCGTGCGGGATCGCGTTCGACCCGCGCCTGGTCGGCTGGGCGCCGCCGACCTGGCGCCGCGCGGACGGTGCCGCCGGCATGGCGGCGGTCCTCGACTCGGGTGCGGAGCCCGACGGCGTCGTCGCCCTGAACGACTCCCTGGCGATCGGCGTGCTGTCCGAGCTGCGTGCACGGGGCCTGTCCGTCCCGGACGACGTGGCGGTCATCGGCTTCGACGACACCGACGAGGCCAGGTTCACGGACCCGCCGCTGACGACCGTCGACCCCGGACGCGGGGAGATCGCGCGGGTCGCGTTCGACCTGCTGTGGGACCGCCTGCAGCGTTCCGGCGCGCCGCACGAGCCGGTGACGCACCTGGCGAGCATGCGGATCGTCGAGCGCGGGACCACGCCGCCACACTGA
- a CDS encoding HAD family hydrolase: MHAGDGTDQRIVAATVETPLAALVPDGTRVAAFFDVDNTIIRGASSFHLAVGLYRRGFFRKRDLVNFAGQQARYRVFGEDRRQIDELRARALDIMRGHSVAEVTAIAEDVYDEVLSLRIYPGTQALLDAHLADGHAVWLVTATPVEIGELIARRLGATGALGTVAEHEDGYYTGRLVGDLVHGEAKASAVRALAAREGYELDRCHAYGDSTNDVPILSTVGHPCAINPDGRLRRHAAEVGWPVREFRTRRRQARRGVNAASLAGVVWALAVVGRALRRSIRGRMGAP, from the coding sequence ATGCACGCGGGCGACGGCACGGACCAGCGCATCGTCGCCGCCACGGTCGAGACGCCCCTGGCCGCGCTCGTGCCCGACGGCACCCGCGTCGCGGCCTTCTTCGACGTCGACAACACCATCATCCGCGGGGCCAGCTCCTTCCACCTCGCCGTCGGGCTGTACCGGCGGGGCTTCTTCCGCAAGCGCGACCTCGTGAACTTCGCCGGGCAGCAGGCGCGGTACCGCGTGTTCGGTGAGGACCGCCGCCAGATCGACGAGCTGCGCGCCCGCGCGCTGGACATCATGCGCGGCCACTCGGTCGCCGAGGTCACGGCAATCGCCGAGGACGTCTACGACGAGGTGCTGAGCCTGCGCATCTACCCCGGCACCCAGGCCCTGCTCGACGCGCACCTGGCCGACGGGCACGCCGTGTGGCTGGTGACCGCCACGCCCGTCGAGATCGGTGAGCTCATCGCGCGCAGGCTCGGAGCCACCGGTGCGCTCGGCACGGTCGCCGAGCACGAGGACGGCTACTACACCGGGCGGCTCGTGGGCGACCTGGTGCACGGCGAGGCCAAGGCGAGCGCCGTCCGCGCGCTCGCCGCCCGGGAGGGGTACGAGCTCGACCGGTGCCACGCCTACGGGGACTCGACCAACGACGTCCCGATCCTGTCCACGGTCGGCCACCCGTGCGCCATCAACCCCGACGGCCGGCTGCGCCGGCACGCCGCCGAGGTGGGCTGGCCCGTGCGGGAGTTCCGCACCCGGCGCAGGCAGGCGCGACGCGGCGTCAACGCCGCGAGCCTCGCCGGGGTCGTCTGGGCGCTCGCGGTCGTCGGACGCGCCCTGCGGCGCTCGATCCGGGGCCGGATGGGGGCACCATGA
- a CDS encoding acetoin utilization protein AcuC, translating to MTASDAHPAARVTGAPTLRVVWATELLAYDFGFGHPMTSDRIDLTIALAAQLGLLDAAGVEVVGAEPASDALLATVHEPAYVAAVHAAAEHGVPDLVRGLGTRDDPLFPQMHDAAARVVAGTVDAAMAVWEGRAEHALNVGGGLHHARPGAASGFCVYNDAAVAIRALLDAGAQRVAYVDVDAHHGDGVQDVFWDDPRVLTVSIHETGHALFPGTGYPTETGGPRADGTAVNVALPSRTDDAGWLRAIEAVVPAVVREFAPDLLVTQHGCDTHLMDPLATLRVSVDAQKVAASLLHDLAHEVCDGRWVALGGGGYAILDVVPRTWSHLLGVASHRPVDPATPVPQEWLDLVQQRYGRAAVPVMTDHATAWYRPWSAGYDPANDVDRAIRATRAAVFPSLGLDPDLD from the coding sequence ATGACGGCCTCCGACGCGCACCCCGCCGCGCGCGTCACCGGGGCACCGACGCTGCGGGTCGTCTGGGCGACCGAGCTCCTCGCGTACGACTTCGGCTTCGGTCACCCCATGACGTCCGACCGGATCGACCTGACGATCGCGCTCGCCGCCCAGCTCGGCCTGCTCGACGCGGCGGGCGTCGAGGTGGTGGGGGCGGAGCCGGCGTCCGACGCGCTGCTGGCGACCGTGCACGAGCCCGCGTACGTCGCGGCGGTGCACGCGGCGGCCGAGCACGGCGTCCCGGACCTGGTGCGCGGCCTGGGGACGCGGGACGACCCGCTGTTCCCGCAGATGCACGACGCCGCCGCCCGCGTCGTGGCCGGCACGGTCGACGCGGCGATGGCGGTGTGGGAGGGCCGGGCGGAGCACGCGCTGAACGTGGGCGGTGGCCTGCACCACGCGCGGCCGGGCGCCGCGTCGGGCTTCTGCGTCTACAACGACGCGGCCGTCGCGATCCGGGCGCTGCTGGACGCCGGCGCGCAGCGGGTCGCGTACGTCGACGTGGACGCGCACCACGGCGACGGCGTCCAGGACGTCTTCTGGGACGACCCGCGGGTGCTGACCGTGTCGATCCACGAGACGGGGCACGCGCTGTTCCCCGGAACGGGGTACCCGACGGAGACGGGGGGGCCCCGCGCGGACGGCACGGCCGTCAACGTGGCGCTGCCCTCCCGGACGGACGACGCGGGCTGGCTGCGCGCGATCGAGGCGGTCGTGCCCGCGGTGGTCCGCGAGTTCGCGCCCGACCTGCTCGTCACCCAGCACGGCTGCGACACCCACCTCATGGACCCGCTCGCGACGCTGCGGGTGTCGGTGGACGCGCAGAAGGTCGCGGCGTCCCTGCTGCACGACCTGGCGCACGAGGTCTGCGACGGGCGGTGGGTCGCGCTCGGCGGCGGCGGGTACGCGATCCTCGACGTCGTCCCGCGGACGTGGTCGCACCTGCTGGGCGTCGCGTCGCACCGCCCGGTGGACCCGGCGACCCCGGTGCCGCAGGAGTGGCTCGACCTCGTGCAGCAGCGCTACGGGCGTGCCGCGGTGCCGGTGATGACGGACCACGCGACGGCCTGGTACCGGCCCTGGTCCGCGGGCTACGACCCGGCGAACGACGTGGACCGCGCGATCCGCGCGACCCGCGCGGCCGTGTTCCCGTCGCTGGGTCTCGACCCGGACCTCGACTGA
- a CDS encoding TrkH family potassium uptake protein, with the protein MAAGPGLLWSAREYVDRSARQSPARLALGVFALVIAVITVLLSAPWATAGGERAPLVDALFTATSATTVTGLVVVPTGEYWSAWGLVVILVAIKIGGLGVMTLASLLGMAVSRRIGLTQRLLVSSETKVTRLGEVGSLVRTVIVTSTVLEVAIALVLFPRLLVHGESTGTAAWHAVFYSVSAFNNAGFVPTPEGLDPFVSDWWMLLPIIIGVFIGSLGFPVILNVANHLREPRRWSLHSKLTITTSLALVLFGSVVVAAFEWTNPDTFRPLDAPGTILASLFAGVMPRSGGFSTVDVGQMHEGTWLLLDALMFVGGGSASTAGGIKVTTLAVMLLAIVAEGRGDRDVEAFGRRIPRETLQVAIAVSFVSATIVLIATLLLLAITGLTLDRVLFEVISAFATAGLSTGITADLPTPAKYVLVVLMFIGRTGTMTLAAALALRNRRRVIRYPEERPIVG; encoded by the coding sequence ATGGCAGCGGGGCCCGGCCTGCTGTGGAGCGCGCGCGAGTACGTCGACCGGTCGGCCCGGCAGTCCCCCGCACGACTCGCGCTCGGCGTCTTCGCCCTCGTCATCGCCGTCATCACCGTGCTGCTGTCCGCACCGTGGGCGACGGCCGGTGGCGAGCGCGCGCCGCTCGTCGACGCCCTGTTCACCGCGACGTCCGCGACCACCGTCACGGGGCTGGTCGTCGTGCCCACCGGGGAGTACTGGTCCGCGTGGGGCCTGGTGGTCATCCTCGTGGCGATCAAGATCGGCGGGCTGGGCGTCATGACGCTCGCGTCGCTGCTCGGCATGGCCGTGTCGCGGCGCATCGGCCTGACGCAGCGTCTGCTGGTGTCGTCCGAGACCAAGGTGACCCGCCTGGGCGAGGTGGGGTCGCTGGTCCGCACCGTCATCGTGACGTCGACGGTCCTGGAGGTCGCGATCGCCCTGGTGCTGTTCCCGCGGCTGCTCGTGCACGGGGAGTCCACGGGGACGGCCGCGTGGCACGCGGTGTTCTACTCCGTCTCGGCGTTCAACAACGCGGGCTTCGTGCCGACCCCCGAGGGGCTGGACCCGTTCGTCTCCGACTGGTGGATGCTGCTGCCGATCATCATCGGCGTGTTCATCGGGTCCCTGGGCTTCCCCGTCATCCTCAACGTCGCCAACCACCTGCGCGAGCCGCGCCGCTGGAGCCTGCACTCCAAGCTGACGATCACGACGAGCCTCGCCCTGGTGCTGTTCGGGTCCGTGGTGGTCGCGGCGTTCGAGTGGACCAACCCGGACACGTTCCGGCCGCTCGACGCCCCGGGGACCATCCTCGCGTCGCTGTTCGCGGGCGTCATGCCCCGCTCGGGCGGGTTCTCGACGGTCGACGTGGGGCAGATGCACGAGGGCACGTGGCTCCTGCTCGACGCCCTGATGTTCGTCGGCGGGGGCTCGGCGTCGACCGCGGGCGGCATCAAGGTCACCACCCTGGCCGTCATGCTGCTCGCGATCGTCGCCGAGGGCCGCGGCGACCGTGACGTCGAGGCGTTCGGCCGGCGCATCCCGCGCGAGACGCTGCAGGTCGCCATCGCCGTCAGCTTCGTCTCCGCGACGATCGTGCTGATCGCCACCCTCCTGCTGCTGGCCATCACCGGGCTGACGCTCGACCGCGTGCTCTTCGAGGTCATCTCGGCGTTCGCGACGGCCGGGCTGTCGACCGGCATCACCGCCGACCTGCCGACACCGGCGAAGTACGTGCTCGTCGTGCTCATGTTCATCGGCCGGACCGGCACCATGACGCTTGCGGCGGCGCTCGCGCTGCGCAACCGTCGACGTGTCATCCGCTACCCGGAGGAGAGGCCCATCGTTGGCTGA
- a CDS encoding MarR family winged helix-turn-helix transcriptional regulator, producing MPSRSPIAERSTAGAAPGPQPAPPGAGTPDAPPEVRWLSATQQEHWRAFRDGTALLFDVLARELDDTSGMSLGEYEVLVRLSESPGRTLRMSELADDLAHSRSRLTHTVARMERDGIVRREPALDDARGVNCVLTERGWGVLVAAAPGHVASVRAHLVDVLDDEQLAALGVAMQVVVDHLRGPACAPPAGDDAGPAGP from the coding sequence GTGCCGAGCCGCAGCCCGATCGCCGAGCGGTCGACCGCGGGCGCCGCCCCCGGCCCGCAGCCCGCCCCGCCCGGCGCCGGTACGCCCGATGCGCCGCCCGAGGTGCGCTGGCTCTCCGCGACGCAGCAGGAGCACTGGCGTGCCTTCCGCGACGGCACCGCGCTCCTCTTCGACGTCCTGGCACGTGAGCTCGACGACACGAGCGGCATGTCGCTGGGGGAGTACGAGGTCCTGGTCCGCCTCTCCGAGTCGCCCGGACGCACGCTGCGCATGTCGGAGCTGGCCGACGACCTCGCCCACTCCCGCAGCCGCCTGACGCACACCGTGGCCCGCATGGAGCGCGACGGCATCGTGCGGCGCGAACCCGCGCTGGACGACGCGCGCGGGGTCAACTGCGTCCTGACCGAGCGCGGGTGGGGCGTGCTGGTCGCCGCGGCGCCCGGGCACGTCGCCTCGGTGCGCGCCCACCTCGTCGACGTGCTCGACGACGAGCAGCTCGCCGCGCTGGGCGTCGCCATGCAGGTCGTCGTCGACCACCTGCGCGGCCCCGCGTGCGCGCCGCCCGCGGGCGACGACGCCGGTCCGGCCGGACCGTGA
- a CDS encoding 30S ribosomal protein bS22 gives MGSVIKKRRKRMAKKKHRKLLRKTRHQRRNKK, from the coding sequence ATGGGATCCGTCATCAAGAAGCGCCGCAAGCGTATGGCGAAGAAGAAGCACCGCAAGCTGCTGCGCAAGACGCGTCACCAGCGCCGCAACAAGAAGTGA
- a CDS encoding helix-turn-helix domain-containing protein, whose protein sequence is MGEEQGGPQGRVRFLTVVEVADLMRVSRMTVYRLVHAGELPAVRVGRSFRVPQDALDAYLRSSATVDPGMLGEDRRTS, encoded by the coding sequence ATGGGCGAGGAGCAGGGCGGACCCCAGGGTCGCGTGCGGTTCCTCACGGTCGTCGAGGTCGCGGACCTCATGCGGGTCTCGCGGATGACCGTGTACCGGCTGGTGCACGCGGGTGAGCTGCCCGCCGTGCGCGTCGGACGGTCGTTCCGCGTGCCGCAGGACGCGCTCGACGCGTACCTGAGGTCGTCGGCGACGGTCGACCCCGGGATGCTCGGCGAGGACCGCCGGACCTCCTGA
- a CDS encoding GNAT family N-acetyltransferase encodes MTATTNWAVRTAQPRDSTALAELAALTFPLACPPGSTAADQGLFLDAHLRAEHFAAYAADAGHVVLVAATPGDDGVLLGYTMLVAGEPTDEDARAAVHIRPTVELSKCYVHPDQHGAGVAATLLRTSFDHARALGGGGMWLGVNQHNARAQAFYAREGFAVVGVKHFRVGERVEDDYVLERPL; translated from the coding sequence ATGACGGCGACGACCAACTGGGCCGTGCGGACCGCGCAGCCGCGGGACTCCACCGCACTGGCGGAGCTGGCCGCGCTGACGTTCCCGCTGGCGTGCCCGCCCGGGTCGACCGCCGCCGACCAGGGGCTGTTCCTCGACGCGCACCTGCGCGCCGAGCACTTCGCGGCGTACGCGGCCGACGCGGGGCACGTCGTGCTCGTCGCCGCGACGCCCGGCGACGACGGCGTGCTGCTCGGGTACACGATGCTCGTCGCCGGGGAGCCGACGGACGAGGACGCCCGCGCGGCCGTGCACATCCGCCCGACGGTCGAGCTGTCCAAGTGCTACGTGCACCCGGACCAGCACGGCGCCGGCGTCGCAGCCACCCTGCTGCGCACCTCCTTCGACCACGCCCGCGCCCTCGGCGGCGGCGGGATGTGGCTGGGCGTCAACCAGCACAACGCGCGCGCCCAGGCGTTCTACGCGCGCGAGGGGTTCGCGGTCGTCGGCGTCAAGCACTTCCGCGTCGGCGAGCGGGTCGAGGACGACTACGTGCTGGAGCGTCCGCTCTAG